One genomic region from Epinephelus fuscoguttatus linkage group LG6, E.fuscoguttatus.final_Chr_v1 encodes:
- the nudt18 gene encoding 8-oxo-dGDP phosphatase NUDT18 produces the protein MEVAAEEWRQVEEQVERLLSGEGSEVTGCDVGLEQSKPATLRKNVTYIVCAVIFNDKEEVLMVQEAKQDCYKQWYLPAGRVEVGESLEEALRREVKEEAGFDCEPITLLLIQEQGPQWIRFIFLAKVTGGSLKSLSAADQESLQASWWDRQSVLHLRGRDILRLIECGLKYRQDPWHPVTLPVDLSCRHVLQRLVLVFTDAEEQIWVLLIKAPVLHLPTAAAVKTHAVTWATNMVVQEAMPSAYYDQDVNTLGVFSLQHNGRQHGKTDGVCFNTLVALVPDRVQRNEDGEKVEWTGTGLPPPVENPRYVWHKIQKQTLREKLLEKTKNTSILPVHSLY, from the exons ATGGAGGTGGCGGCGGAGGAGTGGCGGCAGGTGGAAGAGCAGGTGGAGCGGCTGCTGAGTGgtgaggggtcagaggtcaccggCTGTGATGTGGGCCTGGAGCAGAGCAAACCGGCCACTCTGAGGAAGAACGTCACCTACATCGTCTGCGCCGTCATCTTCAATGACAAG GAGGAGGTGCTGATGGTGCAGGAGGCGAAGCAGGACTGTTATAAGCAGTGGTACCTGCCTGCAgggagggtggaggtgggggagaGCCTGGAGGAGGCGCTGAGGAGAGAG GTGAAGGAGGAGGCGGGGTTTGACTGCGAGCCAATCACCTTGCTGCTGATCCAGGAGCAGGGACCTCAGTGGATCCGCTTCATCTTCCTCGCCAAGgtcacag gtgGGAGTCTGAAGAGTCTGTCAGCAGCAGATCAGGAGTCTCTTCAGGCGTCCTGGTGGGACAGACAGTCCGTCCTCCATCTGAGAGGACGAGACATCCTCCGTCTCATCGAATGTGGACTCAA GTACCGTCAGGATCCCTGGCATCCCGTCACGCTGCCTGTGGACCTGAGCTGCCGTCACGTGCTGCAGAGACTCGTCCTGGTCTTCACTGACGCCGAGGAGCAGATCTGGGTTCTGCTCATTAAAG CCCCGGTGCTCCACCTCCCCACGGCGGCGGCAGTGAAGACCCACGCGGTGACCTGGGCGACCAACATGGTGGTGCAGGAAGCCATGCCGTCAGCGTACTATGACCAAGACGTCAACACGCTGGGTGTGTTCAGCCTGCAGCACAATGGCCGGCAGCACGGGAAAACAGACGGCGTGTGCTTCAACACGCTGGTGGCGTTGGTGCCCGACCGCGTCCAGCGCAACGAGGATGGAGAGAAAGTGGAGTGGACGGGGACGGGACTGCCTCCACCCGTAGAAAACCCGCGATACGTCTGGCACAAAATCCAGAAACAAACGCTGAGAGAGAAACTGCTGGAGAAGACCAAAAACACGTCCATCTTACCCGTTCACAGCCTGTATTGA
- the LOC125889697 gene encoding uncharacterized protein LOC125889697 has product MFSLCQRGFPPGAPTCSPCVSVGFLQVLPHVLPVSAWVSSRCSDMFSLCQRGFPPGAPTCSPCVSVGFLQVLRHVLPVSAWVSSRCSDMFSLCQRGFPPGALTCSPRVSVGFLQVLRHVLPVSAWVSSRCSDMFSLCQRGFPPGALTCSPRVSVGFLQVLPHVLPVSAWVSSRCSDMFSLCQRGFPPGAPTCSPCVSVGFLQVLRHVLPVSAWVSSRCSDMFSLCQCGFPPGALTCSPCVSVGFLQVLRHVLPVSAWVSSRCSDMFSLCQRGFPPGALTCSPRVSVGFLQVLRHVLPVSVWVSSRCSDMFSPCQRGFPPGALTCSPCVSVGFLQVLRHVLPVSVWVSSRCSDMFSLCQRGFPPGALTCSPRVSVGFLQVLRHVLPVSAWVSSRCSDMFSPCQRGFPPGALTCSPRVSVGFLQVLRHVLPVSVWVSHMYFTLLYSYRRNSFNAGLNNLSLKLRTLFIVEMYFHDMFLNVYDTVVRQKECDCLCGSASMWRSRRTTAD; this is encoded by the exons atgttctccctgtgtcagcgtgggtttcctccaggtgctcccacatgttctccctgtgtcagcgtgggtttcctccag gtgctcccacatgttctccctgtgtcagcgtgggtttcctccag gtgctctgacatgttctccctgtgtcagcgtgggtttcctccaggtgctcccacatgttctccctgtgtcagcgtgggtttcctccag gtgctccgacatgttctccctgtgtcagcgtgggtttcctccaggtgctccgacatgttctccctgtgtcagcgtgggtttcctccag gtgctctgacatgttctccccgtgtcagcgtgggtttcctccaggtgctccgacatgttctccctgtgtcagcgtgggtttcctccag gtgctctgacatgttctccctgtgtcagcgtgggtttcctccaggtgctctgacatgttctccccgtgtcagcgtgggtttcctccaggtgctcccacatgttctccctgtgtcagcgtgggtttcctccaggtgctctgacatgttctccctgtgtcagcgtgggtttcctccag gtgctcccacatgttctccctgtgtcagcgtgggtttcctccaggtgctccgacatgttctccccgtgtcagcgtgggtttcctccaggtgctctgacatgttctccctgtgtcagtgtgggtttcctccaggtgctctgacatgttctccctgtgtcagtgtgggtttcctccag gtgctccgacatgttctccctgtgtcagcgtgggtttcctccaggtgctctgacatgttctccctgtgtcagcgtgggtttcctccag gtgctctgacatgttctccccgtgtcagcgtgggtttcctccaggtgctccgacatgttctccctgtgtcagtgtgggtttcctccaggtgctccgacatgttctccccgtgtcagcgtgggtttcctccaggtgctctgacatgttctccctgtgtcagtgtgggtttcctccaggtgctccgacatgttctccctgtgtcagtgtgggtttcctccaggtgctccgacatgttctccctgtgtcagcgtgggtttcctccaggtgctctgacatgttctccccgtgtcagcgtgggtttcctccaggtgctccgacatgttctccctgtgtcagcgtgggtttcctccaggtgctctgacatgttctccccgtgtcagcgtgggtttcctccaggtgctctgacatgttctccccgtgtcagcgtgggtttcctccaggtgctccgacatgttctccctgtgtcagtgtgggtttcccaCATGTATTTCACACTTCTATACTCTTACAGAAGGAACagtttcaatgcaggacttaaTAATTTATCCTTAAAGCTAAGAACATTATTTATAGTCGAAATGTATTTTCACGACATGTTTCTGAACGTGTATGACACTGTTGTTAGACAGAAAGAGTGTGATTGTCTGTGTGGCAGTGCCTCCatgtggaggagcaggagaACTACAGCAGACTGA
- the LOC125890211 gene encoding protein FAM240B-like: MNLALVHDRQHIKTFWEKKINNECEYAENEEKRKNQSALAKLREEWTVRLDNRTKHLKNVNDNYLKKAKVEQTADQTADQLSEETAEETADQT, encoded by the exons ATGAACTTGGCTCTGGTCCACGACAGACAGCACATCAAGACGTTCTGGGAGAAGAAGATCAACAATGAATGTGAATACGCTGAGAAcgaagagaagaggaagaaccAGAGCGCACTCGCAAA GCTGAGGGAGGAGTGGACCGTGCGTCTGGACAACAGAACCAAACACCTGAAGAACGTCAACGACAACTACCTGAAGAAGGCCAAGGTGGAGCAGACAGCTGATCAGACAGCTGATCAGCTGTCTGAGGAGACAGCTGAGGAGACAGCTGATCAGACATGA